One Alkalidesulfovibrio alkalitolerans DSM 16529 genomic region harbors:
- a CDS encoding rhodanese-like domain-containing protein, which yields MPQTADTHEPDAATTPANVTTAEAEAFMRKRSLDDYTLLDVRQTWEYDEAHLPGARLVPLTELADRLGEVPRDKPVLTYCRSGGRSSAAAGLLAGQGYTALNILGGITAWQGAAAEGGLDQGLSYLPAAASMADILALAYAMEANLGDFYARCASGEDEEAKAVLQRLARFEEGHKAMVLRLARSHAPDVDEAALLARAREITAVEGGYGPQEASARLCAVKATRRDVLETAMAFEAQALDLYLRATSRAADLEAAAVLKELAVEEKKHMAVVGRMLDRTPS from the coding sequence ATGCCGCAAACCGCCGACACGCACGAACCAGATGCCGCAACGACGCCTGCGAACGTCACGACCGCCGAGGCCGAGGCTTTCATGCGCAAGCGCTCCCTGGACGACTACACTCTTTTGGACGTGCGCCAGACCTGGGAGTACGACGAGGCGCATCTGCCCGGCGCGCGGCTCGTGCCTCTGACCGAACTGGCCGACAGGCTGGGCGAGGTGCCGCGCGACAAACCCGTGCTGACCTACTGCCGTTCGGGCGGACGAAGCTCCGCCGCTGCCGGGCTCCTGGCCGGCCAGGGCTACACGGCCCTGAACATCCTGGGCGGCATCACCGCCTGGCAGGGCGCAGCCGCCGAGGGCGGACTCGACCAGGGGCTGTCCTATCTGCCCGCAGCGGCATCCATGGCCGACATCTTGGCCCTGGCCTACGCCATGGAGGCCAATCTCGGGGACTTCTACGCCCGTTGCGCGAGCGGCGAGGACGAGGAGGCCAAGGCCGTGCTGCAACGCCTGGCGCGGTTCGAGGAGGGGCACAAGGCCATGGTCCTGCGCCTGGCGAGGAGCCACGCCCCGGACGTGGACGAGGCCGCGCTCCTGGCGCGCGCCAGGGAGATCACGGCCGTGGAGGGCGGCTACGGCCCACAAGAGGCCTCGGCCAGACTGTGCGCGGTCAAGGCCACGCGCCGCGACGTTCTGGAGACGGCCATGGCCTTCGAGGCCCAGGCCCTGGATCTCTACCTGCGCGCCACCTCCCGCGCGGCCGACCTCGAAGCGGCGGCCGTGCTCAAGGAACTGGCCGTGGAGGAGAAGAAGCACATGGCCGTGGTGGGGCGCATGCTGGACAGGACGCCAAGCTGA
- a CDS encoding trans-sulfuration enzyme family protein, producing MRNDSRRPDTLCVHAGSRPDPVTGGLNTPISTSSAHRFPWKNLPEAGYPRYHTLPSQLAPADKLAALEGADVALVTASGLSAIAVTLLAVLGHGDHAVVQRDIYGGTHHLLTAEFPRLGIEFDFADFASEASLRAALRPNTRLIYAETPSNPLLGVVDLAMIAAVGKEIGAVTVCDNTFATPILQKSLALGLDISVHSGTKYLAGHSDLNCGAIAARAAFGERLKEALVNYGPTLNAYDAFLLERGMKTLGLRMERISENAMAVAKWLSRHEQVTKVNYPGLSDHPGHAVAARQMTAFGGMLSFEIAGSEAEARTAVDRLTMIAEAVSLGGVETLICFPRLTSHAKMTAEERHAAGIGDTLLRLSVGIEDKDDIIADLDQALKGS from the coding sequence ATGCGCAACGACAGCAGACGGCCGGACACCTTGTGCGTCCACGCGGGATCGCGCCCCGACCCGGTCACGGGCGGCCTGAACACGCCCATCTCCACCTCGTCGGCCCACCGCTTCCCGTGGAAGAACCTGCCCGAGGCGGGCTACCCGCGTTATCACACCCTGCCCTCGCAGCTTGCCCCGGCGGACAAGCTGGCCGCTCTCGAAGGCGCGGACGTCGCCCTGGTCACGGCCTCCGGCCTTTCAGCCATCGCCGTGACGCTCCTGGCCGTGCTCGGGCACGGCGACCACGCCGTGGTGCAGCGCGACATCTACGGCGGCACGCACCATCTGCTGACCGCCGAGTTCCCGCGCCTGGGCATCGAATTCGACTTCGCGGACTTCGCAAGCGAAGCCTCCTTACGCGCCGCGCTGAGGCCCAACACCCGGCTCATCTACGCGGAGACGCCCTCCAACCCCCTGCTCGGCGTGGTCGATCTGGCCATGATCGCGGCCGTGGGCAAGGAGATCGGCGCGGTCACGGTCTGCGACAACACCTTCGCCACGCCCATCCTGCAAAAGTCCCTGGCGCTGGGCCTGGACATCTCCGTGCACTCGGGCACCAAGTACCTGGCGGGCCATAGCGACCTCAACTGCGGGGCCATCGCGGCGCGCGCCGCCTTTGGCGAACGCTTGAAGGAAGCGCTCGTCAACTACGGCCCCACGCTCAACGCCTACGACGCCTTCCTGCTCGAACGCGGCATGAAGACACTGGGCCTGCGCATGGAGCGCATCAGCGAGAACGCCATGGCGGTGGCCAAGTGGCTTTCTCGCCACGAGCAAGTCACGAAGGTCAACTACCCCGGACTTTCGGACCATCCCGGCCACGCCGTCGCGGCGCGGCAGATGACGGCCTTCGGCGGCATGCTCTCGTTCGAGATCGCGGGCAGCGAGGCCGAGGCGCGCACAGCCGTGGACCGGCTGACCATGATCGCCGAGGCGGTGTCGCTGGGCGGTGTGGAGACGCTGATCTGCTTCCCGCGCCTGACCTCGCACGCCAAGATGACGGCCGAGGAACGGCACGCAGCGGGCATCGGCGACACCCTGTTGCGCCTGTCCGTGGGCATCGAGGACAAGGATGACATCATCGCCGACCTCGACCAGGCCCTGAAAGGTTCCTGA
- a CDS encoding cystathionine gamma-synthase family protein has product MSNDPKRPDSPAQDRNTSLHLATLAVRGGDENHGLGNATQVPVVHSVAFGYHDVDEWQEVALLKRQGHIYGRNTNPTVAAFEEKVRLLEGAEAAVSASSGMGIISAALFAMVKPGDRVVSLKDTYGGTNVLFTEFLPRFGVEVTLCDTTDFEAIEAETAKGCRVLYLETPTNPTVKIVDIERLASAGRAVGAVVMVDNTFATPVNQNPIALGADIALHSATKFLGGHADALGGVACGPAHLIREIYHYREINGASLDPMSAYLLLRGMKTLHLRIERQNENAMRIARFLSEHPGVSKVFYPGLPEHPGHDVAARQMRGFGGMLSFMLKENTFDAVRAFLPKLRLAHRAANLGAVETIAGVPATTSHVECTAEQRAAMGIPESLVRYSVGIEDARDLMADLDQALS; this is encoded by the coding sequence ATGAGCAACGACCCCAAGCGCCCCGACTCCCCGGCCCAGGACCGGAACACGTCCCTGCATCTCGCCACGCTGGCCGTTCGCGGCGGCGACGAGAACCACGGGCTTGGCAACGCCACCCAGGTGCCCGTGGTGCACAGTGTGGCCTTCGGCTACCACGACGTGGACGAATGGCAGGAAGTGGCCCTGCTCAAGCGCCAAGGGCACATCTACGGCCGCAACACCAACCCCACGGTGGCCGCGTTCGAGGAGAAAGTCCGGCTGCTGGAAGGGGCCGAGGCGGCCGTCAGCGCGTCCTCGGGCATGGGCATCATCTCGGCCGCGCTCTTCGCGATGGTGAAGCCCGGCGACCGCGTCGTCTCGCTCAAGGATACCTACGGCGGCACCAACGTCCTGTTCACCGAGTTCCTGCCCCGCTTCGGCGTGGAGGTGACGCTTTGCGACACCACGGATTTCGAGGCGATCGAGGCCGAGACCGCCAAGGGCTGCCGGGTGCTTTACCTGGAGACGCCCACCAACCCCACGGTCAAGATCGTGGACATCGAGCGTCTGGCGAGCGCGGGCCGCGCCGTGGGGGCCGTGGTCATGGTGGACAACACCTTCGCCACCCCGGTGAACCAAAACCCCATCGCCCTTGGCGCGGACATCGCCCTGCACAGCGCCACCAAGTTCCTGGGCGGCCATGCCGACGCCCTGGGCGGCGTGGCCTGCGGCCCGGCCCATCTCATCCGCGAGATATACCACTACCGCGAGATCAATGGCGCTTCCTTGGACCCCATGTCCGCCTATCTGCTGCTGCGCGGCATGAAGACCCTGCATCTGCGCATCGAACGGCAAAACGAGAACGCCATGCGCATCGCCCGCTTCCTCTCCGAGCATCCGGGCGTGTCCAAGGTCTTTTATCCCGGCCTGCCCGAACACCCGGGCCACGACGTCGCCGCGCGCCAGATGCGCGGCTTTGGCGGCATGCTCTCCTTCATGCTCAAGGAGAACACCTTCGATGCCGTGCGCGCCTTCCTGCCGAAGCTCAGGCTTGCGCACCGCGCGGCCAACCTGGGCGCGGTGGAGACCATCGCGGGCGTGCCCGCGACAACGAGCCACGTGGAATGCACGGCCGAGCAGCGCGCGGCCATGGGCATCCCGGAGAGTCTGGTGCGTTATTCCGTAGGCATTGAGGACGCGCGCGACCTCATGGCCGATCTCGACCAGGCCTTGAGTTGA
- a CDS encoding DMT family transporter, whose amino-acid sequence MALGALLSVLSAICFGLMAVMARAAYALGMDEWQMLLSRFVFGAVLLGAYIALRDPSAFRIRLSRLAAIAAVGLCIYTTQSLCFFLSLKYITASTTALIFYAHPAVVTLLAVCFLGLGLTRPLVLSVVSVSLGCALVFADAFARQASPEGLLFAAGATAVFSVYLLLCQVVTKGLRPLTASFYMILFTAIGFCLLHPPTTLLAFSGPQLAMGFGFGLIPTVMAILLLYAAIARVGSAYAAVFSSIEPVATLLFAAALLGEPLLAWQLFGTVFILAGIALPNLAAWRQAKALRSLS is encoded by the coding sequence ATGGCCCTCGGCGCTTTGCTGAGCGTGCTTTCCGCGATCTGCTTCGGCCTCATGGCCGTCATGGCCCGCGCGGCCTATGCCCTGGGCATGGACGAATGGCAGATGCTGCTCTCGCGCTTCGTCTTCGGCGCGGTGCTGCTCGGCGCGTACATCGCCCTGCGCGATCCCTCGGCCTTTCGCATCCGCCTTTCCCGCCTCGCCGCCATCGCGGCCGTGGGCCTTTGCATCTACACCACGCAAAGCCTCTGCTTCTTCCTCTCGCTCAAATACATCACCGCCTCCACCACGGCGCTCATCTTCTACGCCCACCCGGCCGTGGTCACGCTGCTCGCGGTCTGCTTCCTGGGCCTTGGCCTCACGCGGCCGCTCGTCCTCTCGGTCGTCTCCGTTTCGCTTGGCTGCGCCCTGGTCTTCGCCGACGCCTTCGCCCGCCAGGCCTCGCCGGAAGGACTGCTTTTCGCCGCCGGAGCCACGGCCGTCTTCTCGGTCTACCTGCTGCTCTGCCAAGTGGTCACCAAGGGACTGCGGCCGCTCACGGCCAGCTTCTACATGATCCTCTTCACAGCCATCGGCTTTTGTCTGCTGCATCCGCCCACAACCCTTCTCGCCTTCAGCGGTCCGCAACTGGCCATGGGCTTCGGGTTCGGCCTCATACCCACGGTCATGGCCATCCTCCTGCTGTATGCGGCCATCGCGCGGGTGGGCAGCGCCTACGCGGCCGTCTTCTCGTCCATCGAACCCGTGGCCACCCTGCTCTTCGCAGCCGCCCTGTTGGGAGAGCCGCTTCTGGCCTGGCAACTCTTCGGTACCGTCTTCATCCTGGCGGGCATCGCCCTGCCCAATCTCGCGGCCTGGCGACAGGCCAAAGCACTCAGGAGCCTTTCATGA
- a CDS encoding TlyA family RNA methyltransferase yields the protein MARARADVLAAGQGLAETPDQAARLIMAGRIFMDTPKGRVRVEKPGQQLRPDTELSLEGGERFVSRGGYKLLTAIERFGLDVSGLVCLDAGASTGGFTDCLLQHGAARVYAVDVGTAQLHEKLRADPRVVSHEGVNLRLAQPDFLPERVDLITADLSFISLTSVLPALKGFLRPGGRIVALVKPQFELPAHQVGPKGVVRDETLRQKAVDKVVSFGCEALGLVHHDTVASAITGPKGNQEYLVLFSLPS from the coding sequence GTGGCCCGCGCGCGCGCCGACGTCCTGGCCGCTGGGCAGGGCCTTGCCGAAACGCCCGATCAGGCCGCGCGGCTGATCATGGCCGGGCGCATCTTCATGGACACACCCAAGGGGCGCGTGCGTGTCGAAAAACCCGGCCAGCAGCTTCGGCCCGATACGGAGCTTTCACTCGAAGGCGGCGAGCGCTTCGTGAGCCGGGGCGGCTACAAACTCCTCACGGCCATCGAACGTTTCGGCCTCGATGTTTCGGGCCTCGTCTGCCTCGACGCCGGGGCCTCCACGGGCGGCTTCACGGACTGCCTGCTGCAGCACGGCGCGGCCCGCGTCTACGCCGTGGACGTGGGCACGGCGCAACTGCACGAGAAGCTGCGCGCCGATCCGCGCGTCGTCTCGCACGAGGGCGTGAACCTGCGCCTCGCCCAGCCAGATTTTCTGCCCGAGCGCGTGGACCTGATCACCGCCGACCTGTCCTTCATCTCCCTGACCAGCGTGCTGCCCGCGCTGAAAGGCTTTCTGCGGCCGGGCGGACGCATCGTGGCGCTCGTCAAGCCGCAGTTCGAGCTGCCCGCGCACCAGGTCGGCCCAAAGGGCGTGGTGCGCGACGAGACGCTGCGCCAAAAGGCCGTGGATAAGGTCGTGTCCTTCGGCTGCGAGGCGCTGGGACTTGTTCACCACGACACAGTGGCCTCGGCCATCACCGGCCCCAAGGGCAACCAGGAATATCTGGTCCTGTTCAGCCTGCCCTCCTGA